A stretch of DNA from Thermodesulfovibrionales bacterium:
GGGTGGGAGGGCTCCTCGCCCCCTTTGCTGGAATTAAACTGATTGACGCATTGATAAATGCCTTGATTTGAAAGGAGAGGCCTCATGAAAGAGATAAAGAACGGCGTACTGCTCTTCGTGGTCTTGTCGCTGCTGACCGGTGTGCTCTATCCTGCCGCGGTGACGGTCCTCGCTCAGCTCATCTTCCCCTGGCAGGCGAACGGGAGCATCTTGTATGGATCCGACGGCAGAGCAATCGGTTCTTCCCTGATCGGGCAGCCGTTTTCAGACCCGAAATACTTCTGGCCGCGGCCTTCGGCGACGACCGATTTCCCTTACAATGCCCTGGCATCGGGAGGGTCAAATCTCGGCCCGACGAATAAGGAACTCATCAGTCAAGTCGGAGAAAGGGTGAAGACTTTCCGGGAATCGGCCGTTCAGGGGCCCCTTCCTGCTGACCTCGTGACAGCCTCGGGCAGCGGACTTGACCCGCACATCACCCCGGAAGCAGCTATGATACAGATACCGCGCATCGCAAAGACGCGACATCTTTCCGAGGATGTGGTAAAAGACCTGGTGCAAAGGCATCTGGATGGCCGCCAGTTAGGTCTCCTCGGATCACCGAGGGTGAATGTTTTGAAACTGAATTTGGCTCTCGATGCAGTATCTACGGGTTAATACCCGAATACCGGTCCCTCGAAGGCAGGAACCAGGGCAAGAGAAGATTGATCCGGTTTCGCGCGGTGAGCGGAATGACAGAGAAGGGATATACAAATATGGCTGAAGACGAAGAATACAGGAGACCCTCTCCGGAGGCGCTCCTTGACCTTGCTCAAAAGGAAGAGACCAAAGAAAAGCGGGGCAAGCTCACCATATACTTCGGATCCGCTCCCGGTGTCGGAAAGACCTATGCGATGCTCCTTGACGCGCGCCAGCGAAAAAAGGAAGGGATAGACGTTGTCGTGGGGTATATCGAGACCCACGGAAGGCCTGAGACCGATGCATTGCTGGAAGGTCTCGAAATCCTCCCTCCTCTTGTCGTCACATACATGGGCGTGGAACTTAGGGAAGTCGATTTAGGGAAGGTGTTCTCACGCAGGCCCAAACTGGTGCTTGTGGATGAGCTCGCCCATACGGATGCCCCGGGTCTCCGCAATGCCAAGAGATATCAGGACATCGAAGAGATACTGAATGCCGGCGTAGACGTGTACACGACGATGAACGTACAGCACGTCGAGAGTCTTAACGACATCGTCTACCAGATAACGAATGTCCGTGTTCGCGAAACAGTGCCCGATACGGTGATTGAAGGGGCAGACGAAATCAAGCTCGCCGATCTGCCGCCCGAGGAGTTGATTAAGAGGCTCCACGAAGGAAAGGTCTACGTGAAGGACATGGCGAACAGCGCGGTACAGAAATTCTTCCGTCCGGGGAACCTGCTGGCACTCCGGCAGTTGGCTCTTCGCGCGGTCGCGGGCAGCGTAGATGAGAAGATGCGCAGTTACATGCAGGCCCATGCCATAGCCGGCCCCTGGTCTGCGATGGAGCGCGTTCTCGTTGGGGTATTCGCAAGCCCTTACGCTGAGAAGTTGGTCCGCTCGGCATTCAGGCTCGCGAATGACATCGATGCCGAATGGATCGCCTTCTACGTTGAGACGGAAAGGCATGGGACACTTTCGGAGAAAGAGATGGAGTGGCTGAATAAGGCGATGGACCTG
This window harbors:
- the kdpC gene encoding potassium-transporting ATPase subunit KdpC; protein product: MKEIKNGVLLFVVLSLLTGVLYPAAVTVLAQLIFPWQANGSILYGSDGRAIGSSLIGQPFSDPKYFWPRPSATTDFPYNALASGGSNLGPTNKELISQVGERVKTFRESAVQGPLPADLVTASGSGLDPHITPEAAMIQIPRIAKTRHLSEDVVKDLVQRHLDGRQLGLLGSPRVNVLKLNLALDAVSTG